The following are from one region of the Nicotiana tabacum cultivar K326 chromosome 3, ASM71507v2, whole genome shotgun sequence genome:
- the LOC107805190 gene encoding B3 domain-containing transcription factor VRN1-like, protein MAAKRQTPSGEGSSIWNSSTNITQPKFFKIILSQHECRRLRIPEDFASRYCKNMLNPVYLEVPSGEVWEVEVVHSRGQIYLGIGWQDFNDFYSISCGHFLMFGYNARSHFNVTIFDLSASEVEYPTKEIESDDSIDISDVVEHSVENLSHGPLGQERKRKRQEGEAVDDIPVIVQTKVIEEEKSQGNVVSLERSEGCREQEQQSNIATSKSDAERDKERAENYQRAKAFKSKNPFIISFMHPSYVRRPHCLSIPLKFARKYFMQNRGKLVLRVPGSGFWTVKCTLRTKNARINCGWKAFVLDNKLKLGDVCVLEVIKDTKLLLIDVTIFPGVSDSTNESINPEPSVPCSPAYQRAKAFTSENPFFIYPMQPSYVSGPSLTISRVIASKFFPTRYSGVVLQVPNKRSWALNCTVGTKNGKLNSGWKKFVQDNNLKVGDVCVFEQVSRTRFLFNVYIFPAVEGV, encoded by the exons ATGGCAGCTAAGCGCCAGACGCCAAGTGGTGAAGGCTCTTCCATTTGGAATTCTTCTACTAACATTACTCAACCAAAGTTCTTCAAGATTATATTATCCCAACATGAATGCCGCCGTCTG AGGATTCCAGAAGACTTTGCCAGTAGATACTGCAAGAACATGCTAAACCCTGTGTATCTTGAGGTTCCCAGTGGAGAAGTATGGGAGGTTGAAGTGGTTCATTCTCGAGGCCAAATTTATCTAGGCATTGGATGGCAAGATTTCAATGACTTCTATTCAATAAGCTGCGGCCACTTTTTGATGTTCGGATACAATGCTCGTTCCCATTTTAATGTCACTATATTTGATTTGAGTGCTTCAGAAGTTGAATATCCAACAAAAGAGATTGAGTCGGATGATTCCATAGATATTTCGGATGTGGTTGAGCATTCTGTTGAAAATCTGAGCCATGGTCCCTTAGGCcaggagagaaaaagaaaaagacaagaagGGGAAGCAGTGGATGATATTCCAGTTATCGTTCAAACTAAAGTAATCGAGGAAGAAAAGTCTCAAGGGAATGTAGTTTCACTAG AAAGAAGCGAAGGCTGTAGGGAGCAGGAGCAACAATCCAACATTGCTACCAGTAAGAGCGACGCAGAGAGGGACAAAGAGAGAGCTGAAAACTATCAAAGAGCAAAAGCTTTTAAATCTAAGAACCCATTCATTATATCTTTTATGCATCCATCTTATGTCAGGAGACCACACTGTCTG TCCATACCGTTGAAATTTGCTCGGAAGTATTTCATGCAGAACCGTGGCAAGTTAGTGCTTCGTGTTCCAGGAAGTGGATTTTGGACTGTCAAATGCACTTTACGAACGAAAAATGCTAGAATTAATTGTGGATGGAAGGCATTCGTGCTGGACAATAAGTTAAAATTAGGTGATGTTTGTGTCCTCGAAGTGATTAAAGACACTAAGCTCTTATTGATAGATGTCACCATATTTCCAGGGGTTTCTGATAGTACAAACGAGTCTATCAACCCTGAGCCTTCAGTTCCATGTTCTCCAGCCTATCAAAGAGCAAAAGCTTTTACGTCTGAAAATCCATTCTTCATATATCCTATGCAACCATCATATGTTTCTGGCCCTTCATTG ACCATATCACGGGTGATTGCTAGTAAATTTTTCCCCACTAGATATAGCGGTGTGGTGCTTCAAGTTCCAAACAAGAGATCATGGGCTTTGAATTGCACTGTTGGAACAAAAAATGGTAAGTTGAATTCAGGTTGGAAGAAGTTTGTGCAGGACAATAACTTAAAAGTAGGTGATGTTTGTGTCTTCGAACAGGTTAGTAGAACCAGATTTTTATTCAATGTCTACATATTTCCTGCAGTCGAAGGTGTGTGA